The following coding sequences lie in one Dunckerocampus dactyliophorus isolate RoL2022-P2 chromosome 4, RoL_Ddac_1.1, whole genome shotgun sequence genomic window:
- the star gene encoding steroidogenic acute regulatory protein, mitochondrial encodes MLPATFKLCAGISYRHMRNMRGLRKNAIVAIHHELDRLVGPGQSNWISQVRRRSSLLSSQIREDGYSEEEMSYVKQGENALQKAISILGEQEGWTVETVAANGDKVLSKVLPDIGKVFRLEVVLEQHPDSLYEELVGNMEQMGEWNPNVKQVKILQKIGQDTMVTHEIAGDTPGNVVGPRDFVSVRCAKRRGSSCFLAGMSTQHPKMPEQSGVVRAENGPTCIVMKPSSEDPNKTKFTWLLNIDLKGWIPKTIINKVLSQTQVDFANHLRQRMATHVSVEMAHAC; translated from the exons ATGCTCCCTGCGACCTTTAAACTGTGTGCTGGCATCTCCTACCGCCACATGAGGAACATGAGAG GTCTAAGAAAGAATGCTATTGTGGCTATTCACCATGAGCTGGACCGACTTGTGGGTCCAGGCCAGAGTAACTGGATCAGCCAAGTCCGCAGACGAAGTTCCCTTCTTA GTTCTCAGATTAGGGAGGATGGATACAGTGAGGAGGAAATGTCCTATGTGAAGCAAGGTGAAAATGCACTGCAGAAGGCTATCAGCATCCTCGGTGAGCAGGAGGGCTGGACCGTTGAAACTGTTGCT GCAAATGGAGACAAAGTCCTGAGTAAAGTCTTGCCTGACATTGGTAAAGTGTTCCGGCTCGAAGTGGTGCTTGAGCAACATCCAGACAGTCTTTATGAAGAGCTGGTGGGAAACATGGAGCAGATGGGGGAGTGGAACCCAAATGTGAAGCAGGTCAAG ATCCTTCAAAAGATCGGCCAGGACACAATGGTGACCCACGAGATAGCTGGAGACACACCTGGCAACGTTGTAGGGCCTCGGGACTTTGTCAGTGTTCGCTGTGCCAAACGCCGCGGCTCCTCCTGTTTCCTGGCTGGAATGTCCACTCAGCACCCCAAGATGCCAGAACAGAGCGGTGTGGTCCG GGCGGAGAATGGGCCCACTTGTATAGTTATGAAGCCCAGCAGTGAAGACCCGAATAAGACCAAGTTCACCTGGTTACTCAACATAGATTTAAAG GGCTGGATCCCAAAGACCATCATCAATAAAGTGCTCTCTCAGACCCAGGTGGACTTTGCCAACCACCTCAGGCAAAGGATGGCCACTCATGTTTCTGTGGAGATGGCTCACGCCTGCTGA